A region of Maniola jurtina chromosome 7, ilManJurt1.1, whole genome shotgun sequence DNA encodes the following proteins:
- the LOC123866857 gene encoding neurofilament heavy polypeptide-like isoform X1: MDMDNNLKEAQDRRLHNLSPGGNKDGPRLESEELPTSESNEVLELKGADAEELVNTSQTEDAETPKLGEASQAEETPMLGAASQIENTETPRVVEAAQAEDAETPKKEASLTESAEIVSQREVSKAEDTETPRIGEVAQAEDSETPRVREASQAKDAEILRLEKASQANDAENPRLREASQAGDTEKPRLGKVSQVKESEKLRPGEASQEKDTEITRLRETSQVKDAETSRLGEATQAEVTETPRSGEVSQTEGTGTPSLGDTSQAKDSEIPRLSEKLQTEETPILEQASPAEDAETSMLEGTSQAEYAKTSIKGELCQTKDAEKKICDKLGVNNDKRWRKRAQENHADTDSERNFGPSNAKQKTMRNGSFPSQKNYAFLLKEMLDKRESNRKFLVQYYHAKMDLLNRCQISGKNAVDCIIDGIEDFNVKQTVKFAEFKEPENILSFFKTITPASNKDKKRCYNCKETGHIMRQCPKTQVKCAICEKVGHRTSNCITDKTFTMEIVNENLIHENNIEDQVTDLVDVHYSDIDN; the protein is encoded by the exons AT ggacatggataataatttaaaagaagCCCAAGATAGAAGGTTACACAATTTGAGCCCAGGTGGAAATAAAGATGGACCCAGGTTGGAGAGTGAAGAACTGCCCACATCTGAGAGTAATGAAGTGCTCGAATTAAAGGGCGCAGATGCAGAGGAGCTGGTGAATACATCCCAAACAGAGGATGCAGAAACACCCAAGCTAGGAGAAGCATCCCAGGCAGAGGAAACACCCATGTTAGGGGCAGCATCCCAGATAGAAAATACAGAAACACCCAGGGTAGTGGAAGCAGCGCAGGCAGAGGATGCAGAAACACCTAAGAAAGAAGCGTCCCTGACAGAGAGTGCAGAAATAGTCAGCCAGAGGGAAGTATCCAAGGCAGAGGATACAGAAACACCCAGGATAGGAGAAGTAGCCCAAGCAGAAGATTCAGAAACTCCAAGAGTTCGGGAAGCATCCCAAGCAAAGGATGCAGAAATACTCAGGCTTGAAAAGGCATCCCAAGCAAACGATGCAGAAAACCCTAGGCTGAGGGAAGCATCCCAGGCAGGGGATACAGAGAAACCCAGGCTTGGAAAAGTATCCCAAGTAAAAGAATCAGAAAAACTTAGACCTGGGGAAGCATCCCAAGAAAAGGATACAGAAATAACCAGACTTAGGGAGACATCCCAAGTAAAGGATGCAGAAACTTCCAGGCTAGGGGAAGCAACCCAGGCAGAGGTTACAGAAACACCCAGGTCAGGAGAAGTATCCCAAACAGAAGGTACGGGAACCCCCAGCCTGGGGGACACCTCCCAAGCAAAGGATTCAGAAATACCTAGGCTAAGTGAAAAATTGCAAACAGAAGAAACACCCATTTTGGAGCAAGCGTCCCCAGCAGAGGATGCAGAAACATCCATGCTTGAGGGTACATCCCAGGCAGAATATGCAAAAACATCCATAAAGGGAGAATTATGCCAGACAAAAGATGCTGAAAAGAAAATATGTGATAAACTTGGAGTGAACAATGACAAAAGATGGCGTAAAAGGGCACAAGAAAATCATGCAGATACAGATTCTGAAAGAAATTTTGGTCCGAGCAATGCCAAACAAAAGACAATGAGAAATGGATCTTTTCCTTCCCAGAAGAACTATGCTTTCCTTCTGAAGGAAATGTTAGATAAACGTGAATCAAATCGTAAATTCTTAGTTCAATACTACCATGCAAAAATGGATTTACTAAATAGATGTCAAATAAGTGGGAAAAATGCTGTTGATTGTATCATAGATGGAATAGAAGACTTTAATGTTAAACAAACCGTCAAATTTGCAGAATTTAAGGAACCAGAAAATATACTCTCTTTCTTTAAAACAATAACACCTGCCagtaataaagataaaaagCGTTGCTATAATTGTAAAGAAACGGGACATATTATGCGCCAATGTCCTAAGACCCAAGTTAAGTGTGCAATATGCGAAAAAGTTGGTCATCGAACTTCAAATTGTATCACAGATAAAACCTTTACTATGGAAATCGTAAATGAAAATCTGAtccatgaaaataatattgaggATCAAGTTACCGATTTAGTTGATGTGCATTATAGTGATATTGATaattaa
- the LOC123866857 gene encoding neurofilament heavy polypeptide-like isoform X2, producing the protein MDNNLKEAQDRRLHNLSPGGNKDGPRLESEELPTSESNEVLELKGADAEELVNTSQTEDAETPKLGEASQAEETPMLGAASQIENTETPRVVEAAQAEDAETPKKEASLTESAEIVSQREVSKAEDTETPRIGEVAQAEDSETPRVREASQAKDAEILRLEKASQANDAENPRLREASQAGDTEKPRLGKVSQVKESEKLRPGEASQEKDTEITRLRETSQVKDAETSRLGEATQAEVTETPRSGEVSQTEGTGTPSLGDTSQAKDSEIPRLSEKLQTEETPILEQASPAEDAETSMLEGTSQAEYAKTSIKGELCQTKDAEKKICDKLGVNNDKRWRKRAQENHADTDSERNFGPSNAKQKTMRNGSFPSQKNYAFLLKEMLDKRESNRKFLVQYYHAKMDLLNRCQISGKNAVDCIIDGIEDFNVKQTVKFAEFKEPENILSFFKTITPASNKDKKRCYNCKETGHIMRQCPKTQVKCAICEKVGHRTSNCITDKTFTMEIVNENLIHENNIEDQVTDLVDVHYSDIDN; encoded by the coding sequence atggataataatttaaaagaagCCCAAGATAGAAGGTTACACAATTTGAGCCCAGGTGGAAATAAAGATGGACCCAGGTTGGAGAGTGAAGAACTGCCCACATCTGAGAGTAATGAAGTGCTCGAATTAAAGGGCGCAGATGCAGAGGAGCTGGTGAATACATCCCAAACAGAGGATGCAGAAACACCCAAGCTAGGAGAAGCATCCCAGGCAGAGGAAACACCCATGTTAGGGGCAGCATCCCAGATAGAAAATACAGAAACACCCAGGGTAGTGGAAGCAGCGCAGGCAGAGGATGCAGAAACACCTAAGAAAGAAGCGTCCCTGACAGAGAGTGCAGAAATAGTCAGCCAGAGGGAAGTATCCAAGGCAGAGGATACAGAAACACCCAGGATAGGAGAAGTAGCCCAAGCAGAAGATTCAGAAACTCCAAGAGTTCGGGAAGCATCCCAAGCAAAGGATGCAGAAATACTCAGGCTTGAAAAGGCATCCCAAGCAAACGATGCAGAAAACCCTAGGCTGAGGGAAGCATCCCAGGCAGGGGATACAGAGAAACCCAGGCTTGGAAAAGTATCCCAAGTAAAAGAATCAGAAAAACTTAGACCTGGGGAAGCATCCCAAGAAAAGGATACAGAAATAACCAGACTTAGGGAGACATCCCAAGTAAAGGATGCAGAAACTTCCAGGCTAGGGGAAGCAACCCAGGCAGAGGTTACAGAAACACCCAGGTCAGGAGAAGTATCCCAAACAGAAGGTACGGGAACCCCCAGCCTGGGGGACACCTCCCAAGCAAAGGATTCAGAAATACCTAGGCTAAGTGAAAAATTGCAAACAGAAGAAACACCCATTTTGGAGCAAGCGTCCCCAGCAGAGGATGCAGAAACATCCATGCTTGAGGGTACATCCCAGGCAGAATATGCAAAAACATCCATAAAGGGAGAATTATGCCAGACAAAAGATGCTGAAAAGAAAATATGTGATAAACTTGGAGTGAACAATGACAAAAGATGGCGTAAAAGGGCACAAGAAAATCATGCAGATACAGATTCTGAAAGAAATTTTGGTCCGAGCAATGCCAAACAAAAGACAATGAGAAATGGATCTTTTCCTTCCCAGAAGAACTATGCTTTCCTTCTGAAGGAAATGTTAGATAAACGTGAATCAAATCGTAAATTCTTAGTTCAATACTACCATGCAAAAATGGATTTACTAAATAGATGTCAAATAAGTGGGAAAAATGCTGTTGATTGTATCATAGATGGAATAGAAGACTTTAATGTTAAACAAACCGTCAAATTTGCAGAATTTAAGGAACCAGAAAATATACTCTCTTTCTTTAAAACAATAACACCTGCCagtaataaagataaaaagCGTTGCTATAATTGTAAAGAAACGGGACATATTATGCGCCAATGTCCTAAGACCCAAGTTAAGTGTGCAATATGCGAAAAAGTTGGTCATCGAACTTCAAATTGTATCACAGATAAAACCTTTACTATGGAAATCGTAAATGAAAATCTGAtccatgaaaataatattgaggATCAAGTTACCGATTTAGTTGATGTGCATTATAGTGATATTGATaattaa